A part of Aegilops tauschii subsp. strangulata cultivar AL8/78 chromosome 2, Aet v6.0, whole genome shotgun sequence genomic DNA contains:
- the LOC109739105 gene encoding probable potassium transporter 15 isoform X1, which produces MAAESSAAAGMRKAPSMEWRWVSAGEEEDDELEGRGAGGPAAVGAAGRGGSFESEDEEDNGEYEDEDEEQREARQRLIRTVPTVDWFDVEGNEVSGAQPLEDPEEFDFGRTVFLALQTLAVVFGDIGISPLYTFDVMFNKYPILEEEDVLGALSLVLYTLILMPLVKYVLVVLWANDDGEGGIFAMYSLICRNAKVSLIPNQVQAQPEKRMSSFRLKLPTDELERSIKVKEKLESSLMMKKLLLGLVLFGTAMFISNGVITPAMSVLSAVSGLKVGIPKASQDVVVMISIALLVVLYSLQRYATSKIGFIVGPCLLIWFCCLGGIGICNLSRYGSGAFKAFNPLYIFYYFGRNPFQAWLSLAGCLLCATGSEAIFSNLCHFPVRFVQFMFVLLVLPCLVLAYLGQAAFLIANEKTPEHIFFASIPGNAFWPVFLLANLAALIASRTMTIAIFQCLKQSISLGCFPRLKIVHTSRKFMAKIYIPVVNWFLLASCLGFILLFRSTSDVGNAYAIAELGVMIMATVYVTLIMLLIWETNIIKVISFLITFLSLELIFFSSALSSVGDGGWALLVFASGLVMIMFIWNYGTKLKYDSELKQKLSKDLMRKLGPNLGTMRAPGLGLVYSEIVTGVPAIFGHFLTALPAIHSIIVFVCVRNVPVPAVPQSERFLFQRVCTRGYHMFRCIARYGYKDKKQEHHNTFERLLIEGLEKFIQREAVELSLQSEDDVDSDEEPSTPGQIITAPNGSLYSLDAPLLVDFTPSVDTIPETPSCSTPQDPSLDYTQNLELELAFIKQAKESGAVYLIDNPIVKARKDSWFFKKLIINYFFAFLRNNCRRAIVSMSIPHSNLLQVRLTSYV; this is translated from the exons ATGGCGGCCGAGTCGTCGGCGGCGGCCGGCATGCGCAAGGCGCCCTCCATGGAGTGGCGCTGGGTGTCCgcgggggaggaggaggacgacgagctGGAGGGCCGCGGGGCGGGGGGCCCCGCGGCCGTCGGCGCGGCGGGCCGGGGCGGCAGCTTCGAGTCCGAGGACGAGGAGGACAACGGCGAgtacgaggacgaggacgaggagcagAGGGAGGCCCGGCAGCGCCTGATCCGCACCGTGCCCACCGTCGACTGGTTCGACGTCGAGGGCAACGAGGTCTCCGGCGCGCAGCCGCTCGAGGACCCCGAG GAGTTTGATTTTGGCAGGACAGTATTTCTTGCTCTTCAGACTCTTGCTGTGGTTTTCGGAGATATTGGAATAAGTCCACTGTATACATTTGATGTCATGTTCAACAAGTACCCTATTCTTGAGGAGGAGGATGTTCTGGGAGCACTCTCACTAGTTCTGTATACTCTGATTTTGATGCCATTGGTGAAGTATGTCTTGGTTGTCCTTTGGGCTAATGATGATGGTGAAG GCGGTATATTTGCCATGTATTCTTTAATTTGTAGAAATGCAAAAGTGAGTCTCATTCCAAACCAAGTACAAGCTCAGCCTGAGAAGAGGATGTCAAGTTTCCGTCTCAAGCTTCCCACAGATGAGCTTGAGAGGTCCATAAAAGTAAAGGAGAAACTTGAATCTTCACTCATGATGAAGAAGTTACTTTTAGGCTTAGTACTATTTGGGACTGCCATGTTTATATCCAATGGAGTTATCACACCAGCAATGTCAG TGCTGTCTGCTGTCAGCGGCTTGAAAGTTGGGATACCAAAGGCCTCACAAG ATGTTGTGGTGATGATTTCAATTGCACTTCTTGTTGTGCTGTATAGTCTACAGAGATATGCCACTAGCAAAATAGGATTTATAGTTGGCCCTTGTTTGCTGATATGGTTTTGCTGCCTTGGAGGAATTGGCATATGCAATCTCAGTAGATATGGATCGGGAGCTTTTAAGGCGTTTAATCCTCTATACATTTTTTATTATTTTGGGAGGAATCCCTTTCAGGCCTGGCTCTCCCTTGCTGGTTGTCTTTTGTGTGCAACAG GATCTGAGGCTATCTTTTCAAATCTTTGCCACTTTCCTGTACGATTTGTTCAG TTTATGTttgttcttcttgttcttccttgCCTTGTCTTGGCCTATTTAGGACAAGCTGCTTTCCTCATTGCAAACGAAAAGACTCCTGAACATATCTTCTTTGCATCTATTCCAG GGAATGCTTTCTGGCCTGTTTTCTTGCTTGCTAATTTAGCTGCACTGATTGCCAGTAGGACAATGACGATTGCTATATTCCAATGCCTAAAGCAGTCCATATCACTTGGTTGCTTTCCTCGGCTCAAAATTGTCCATACATCTCGAAAATTTATGGCTAAGATATACATTCCAGTCGTAAACTGGTTTCTGCTGGCTTCCTGTTTGGGCTTTATTCTGCTCTTCCGAAGCACATCTGATGTTGGGAATGCATATG CCATAGCTGAACTTGGGGTGATGATAATGGCCACGGTCTATGTTACACTCATAATGCTTCTAATATGGGAAACCAATATTATTAAGGTCATCTCATTCCTTATCACATTCCTATCCTTGGAGCTGATTTTCTTCTCATCAGCTCTGAGTAGTGTTGGGGATGGAGGTTGGGCACTGTTGGTCTTTGCATCTGGTCTTGTCATGATTATGTTCATCTGGAACTACGGAACCAAACTGAAGTATGACAGTGAACTCAAACAGAAGCTTTCAAAAGATCTAATGAGAAAACTGGGGCCCAACCTTGGCACAATGAGAGCGCCTGGACTAGGCTTGGTGTACAGTGAGATAGTGACAGGAGTTCCTGCAATTTTTGGTCATTTTCTGACCGCCCTCCCTGCTATCCACTCAATAATCGTATTCGTGTGCGTCAGGAATGTGCCAGTGCCTGCGGTTCCCCAAAGTGAAAGGTTTCTTTTCCAGCGTGTTTGTACAAGGGGCTATCACATGTTTCGCTGTATTGCCAG ATACGGATACAAAGACAAGAAACAGGAGCACCATAACACATTTGAGCGCCTTCTGATAGAAGGCCTTGAAAAGTTCATACAGCGGGAGGCTGTAGAGTTGTCCCTACAGAGTGAAGATGATGTCGACTCCGATGAGGAGCCTTCAACCCCTGGACAGATAATCACTGCACCAAACGGCAGCCTCTACTCACTCGATGCCCCTCTCCTGGTGGACTTTACGCCTTCAGTAGACACGATTCCTGAAACACCCAGTTGCTCaacgcctcaagatccctcgttgGATTACACACAGAACCTTGAGCTGGAGCTCGCATTCATCAAGCAGGCGAAGGAATCTGGAGCCGTGTATCTCATCGACAACCCCATCGTCAAAGCCAGGAAGGACTCGTGGTTCTTCAAGAAGTTGATCATAAACTATTTTTTCGCGTTCCTGAGGAACAACTGCCGCAGGGCGATTGTGTCGATGAGCATCCCACACTCGAACCTGCTGCAGGTGCGCTTGACCTCTTATGTCTGA
- the LOC109739105 gene encoding probable potassium transporter 15 isoform X2 produces MSSFRLKLPTDELERSIKVKEKLESSLMMKKLLLGLVLFGTAMFISNGVITPAMSVLSAVSGLKVGIPKASQDVVVMISIALLVVLYSLQRYATSKIGFIVGPCLLIWFCCLGGIGICNLSRYGSGAFKAFNPLYIFYYFGRNPFQAWLSLAGCLLCATGSEAIFSNLCHFPVRFVQFMFVLLVLPCLVLAYLGQAAFLIANEKTPEHIFFASIPGNAFWPVFLLANLAALIASRTMTIAIFQCLKQSISLGCFPRLKIVHTSRKFMAKIYIPVVNWFLLASCLGFILLFRSTSDVGNAYAIAELGVMIMATVYVTLIMLLIWETNIIKVISFLITFLSLELIFFSSALSSVGDGGWALLVFASGLVMIMFIWNYGTKLKYDSELKQKLSKDLMRKLGPNLGTMRAPGLGLVYSEIVTGVPAIFGHFLTALPAIHSIIVFVCVRNVPVPAVPQSERFLFQRVCTRGYHMFRCIARYGYKDKKQEHHNTFERLLIEGLEKFIQREAVELSLQSEDDVDSDEEPSTPGQIITAPNGSLYSLDAPLLVDFTPSVDTIPETPSCSTPQDPSLDYTQNLELELAFIKQAKESGAVYLIDNPIVKARKDSWFFKKLIINYFFAFLRNNCRRAIVSMSIPHSNLLQVRLTSYV; encoded by the exons ATGTCAAGTTTCCGTCTCAAGCTTCCCACAGATGAGCTTGAGAGGTCCATAAAAGTAAAGGAGAAACTTGAATCTTCACTCATGATGAAGAAGTTACTTTTAGGCTTAGTACTATTTGGGACTGCCATGTTTATATCCAATGGAGTTATCACACCAGCAATGTCAG TGCTGTCTGCTGTCAGCGGCTTGAAAGTTGGGATACCAAAGGCCTCACAAG ATGTTGTGGTGATGATTTCAATTGCACTTCTTGTTGTGCTGTATAGTCTACAGAGATATGCCACTAGCAAAATAGGATTTATAGTTGGCCCTTGTTTGCTGATATGGTTTTGCTGCCTTGGAGGAATTGGCATATGCAATCTCAGTAGATATGGATCGGGAGCTTTTAAGGCGTTTAATCCTCTATACATTTTTTATTATTTTGGGAGGAATCCCTTTCAGGCCTGGCTCTCCCTTGCTGGTTGTCTTTTGTGTGCAACAG GATCTGAGGCTATCTTTTCAAATCTTTGCCACTTTCCTGTACGATTTGTTCAG TTTATGTttgttcttcttgttcttccttgCCTTGTCTTGGCCTATTTAGGACAAGCTGCTTTCCTCATTGCAAACGAAAAGACTCCTGAACATATCTTCTTTGCATCTATTCCAG GGAATGCTTTCTGGCCTGTTTTCTTGCTTGCTAATTTAGCTGCACTGATTGCCAGTAGGACAATGACGATTGCTATATTCCAATGCCTAAAGCAGTCCATATCACTTGGTTGCTTTCCTCGGCTCAAAATTGTCCATACATCTCGAAAATTTATGGCTAAGATATACATTCCAGTCGTAAACTGGTTTCTGCTGGCTTCCTGTTTGGGCTTTATTCTGCTCTTCCGAAGCACATCTGATGTTGGGAATGCATATG CCATAGCTGAACTTGGGGTGATGATAATGGCCACGGTCTATGTTACACTCATAATGCTTCTAATATGGGAAACCAATATTATTAAGGTCATCTCATTCCTTATCACATTCCTATCCTTGGAGCTGATTTTCTTCTCATCAGCTCTGAGTAGTGTTGGGGATGGAGGTTGGGCACTGTTGGTCTTTGCATCTGGTCTTGTCATGATTATGTTCATCTGGAACTACGGAACCAAACTGAAGTATGACAGTGAACTCAAACAGAAGCTTTCAAAAGATCTAATGAGAAAACTGGGGCCCAACCTTGGCACAATGAGAGCGCCTGGACTAGGCTTGGTGTACAGTGAGATAGTGACAGGAGTTCCTGCAATTTTTGGTCATTTTCTGACCGCCCTCCCTGCTATCCACTCAATAATCGTATTCGTGTGCGTCAGGAATGTGCCAGTGCCTGCGGTTCCCCAAAGTGAAAGGTTTCTTTTCCAGCGTGTTTGTACAAGGGGCTATCACATGTTTCGCTGTATTGCCAG ATACGGATACAAAGACAAGAAACAGGAGCACCATAACACATTTGAGCGCCTTCTGATAGAAGGCCTTGAAAAGTTCATACAGCGGGAGGCTGTAGAGTTGTCCCTACAGAGTGAAGATGATGTCGACTCCGATGAGGAGCCTTCAACCCCTGGACAGATAATCACTGCACCAAACGGCAGCCTCTACTCACTCGATGCCCCTCTCCTGGTGGACTTTACGCCTTCAGTAGACACGATTCCTGAAACACCCAGTTGCTCaacgcctcaagatccctcgttgGATTACACACAGAACCTTGAGCTGGAGCTCGCATTCATCAAGCAGGCGAAGGAATCTGGAGCCGTGTATCTCATCGACAACCCCATCGTCAAAGCCAGGAAGGACTCGTGGTTCTTCAAGAAGTTGATCATAAACTATTTTTTCGCGTTCCTGAGGAACAACTGCCGCAGGGCGATTGTGTCGATGAGCATCCCACACTCGAACCTGCTGCAGGTGCGCTTGACCTCTTATGTCTGA
- the LOC109739104 gene encoding uncharacterized protein, with translation MASSSVLLGGGAGAAAFTGAAAGKALPRPCFLAARPHTVSGGRLCLQTPPRATPANDAVENVKGAAGEAGDKVSEGADSVSKAAGDAAGKVQEAVEGAVEGAKDLGEKAKQATEEAWDATKDAAQGAADNVTAAVEDVSK, from the exons ATGGCTTCTTCTTCCGTGCTGCTCGGAGGAGGCGCGGGCGCCGCCGCCTtcaccggcgccgccgccggcaaggctcTTCCCAGGCCGTGCTTCCTCGCCGCTCGTCCCCACACCGTCAGCGGCGGACGCCTCTGCCTGCAAACCCCTCCTAGGGCGACTCCC GCTAACGACGCCGTCGAGAACGTGAAGGgggcggccggggaggccggagaCAAGGTCTCGGAAGGGGCGGACAGCGTGTCGAAGGCGGCGGGCGACGCGGCGGGCAAGGTACAGGAGGCCGTGGAGGGCGCGGTGGAGGGAGCCAAGGACCTCGGCGAGAAGGCGAAGCAGGCGACGGAGGAGGCGTGGGATGCCACCAAAGACGCcgcgcagggcgccgccgacaaCGTGACCGCCGCGGTCGAGGATGTGAGCAAATGA